A genomic region of Candidatus Limnocylindrales bacterium contains the following coding sequences:
- a CDS encoding aminotransferase class V-fold PLP-dependent enzyme — MKFDQVREEIPALQESLYLNTGTFGPMPRVVVEELTRIYRFILSKGPFHPAVKDELTKGYLKARERVARLIGADPQEVAFTRNVSEGINLVAGGFDWKPGDEVIITDQEHESGLLPWLHLARTRGLQVKVLTLTNSHSQILSKLADLLTSRTRLLALSHVTCSTGLRLPVEEICRIAHKKGIPVLLDGAQAVGQFPVNVKEIGCDFYAACGHKWLLGPLGVGMLYIHPAYLSQLQISQIGWGSCSTFDWETYTYTLKTSAERYEYGTRAVPLYMALEKGIEFLSAWDLQEIASRVAHLVSYTKDRLLQIPEVRLYSPLDPTLSTGLITFSLDILPGEELLTLLWSRWKILSRLVKKPDGVRISIAFFTQEAEIEVFLQGIEKIVAERRKTHGL, encoded by the coding sequence ATGAAATTCGATCAGGTCCGAGAAGAAATTCCCGCTCTGCAAGAATCCCTATATTTGAATACCGGAACCTTTGGGCCTATGCCCCGGGTGGTGGTTGAGGAATTAACTCGAATTTACCGATTTATACTTTCCAAAGGCCCTTTTCATCCTGCTGTAAAAGATGAACTGACGAAAGGATATCTAAAGGCTCGTGAAAGGGTAGCCCGCTTGATAGGAGCAGACCCTCAGGAAGTGGCTTTTACCCGGAATGTCTCCGAAGGAATTAATCTCGTAGCCGGTGGATTCGATTGGAAGCCTGGAGATGAGGTTATCATAACAGATCAGGAGCATGAGAGCGGGCTTCTACCCTGGTTACACCTGGCCAGGACCCGGGGCCTTCAGGTCAAAGTTCTTACCTTGACCAACTCCCATTCGCAAATCCTCTCTAAATTGGCGGATTTACTGACTTCGCGAACCCGGCTTCTGGCTTTGAGCCATGTAACCTGTAGCACCGGGCTCCGTTTACCTGTAGAGGAAATTTGCCGGATAGCCCATAAAAAAGGGATCCCTGTTCTTCTGGATGGAGCCCAGGCTGTGGGTCAATTTCCTGTAAATGTTAAGGAGATAGGATGTGATTTTTATGCAGCCTGTGGGCATAAGTGGTTGTTGGGACCTCTGGGAGTTGGAATGCTTTATATACATCCTGCTTATTTATCTCAACTCCAGATTTCCCAGATCGGCTGGGGTTCCTGCAGTACTTTTGACTGGGAAACCTACACCTATACCTTAAAAACTTCAGCAGAACGTTATGAATACGGTACCCGGGCTGTACCTTTGTATATGGCCCTGGAGAAGGGAATCGAGTTCTTATCCGCCTGGGATTTACAAGAAATAGCTTCCCGGGTGGCTCACCTGGTAAGCTATACAAAAGATCGGCTGCTTCAAATTCCAGAAGTCCGCCTTTATAGTCCTTTAGATCCGACTTTATCCACAGGCCTTATTACCTTTAGTTTAGATATTCTTCCAGGTGAAGAACTTCTCACCTTACTCTGGTCACGATGGAAAATCTTGAGCCGGCTGGTGAAGAAACCAGATGGAGTTCGGATCTCCATTGCTTTTTTTACTCAGGAAGCGGAAATAGAAGTTTTCCTTCAAGGAATCGAAAAAATTGTTGCAGAAAGGAGAAAAACTCATGGCTTATAA
- a CDS encoding amidohydrolase family protein: MLIITSKKTLDDNLPPEPPIPTQVLTNQEYIPLPKTEKQRQVDYLLNEYADKYGKKRGLSRRAFFKTASGFAAALLAMNKVYGMKFFDVEEVEAADEAAALAKKKPGNQFIFDVQTHYLDAPTLKANYSKALSAKMIVDLLDGFRKSTVKGSGLMDLNRSTYIKEIFLDSETAMCIMSGVPYVPGSPGTLLPIEEMVGTRDEVNAKAGTRRMLSHGLPVPTRGKANLDEMERQVKEFKIDGWKLYPGDGGEGTGYRGWYMDDEKIAYPVWEKAKQQGIKNISVHKGLAALWFSVPHCKVDDVHKAAEDFPDLNFIIYHSGFPWVSDLAYNQGFKPHVTNVYPELGSTFASTVVGAPMTAAHVMGQLITHYGPDRIIWGTDSIWWGSPQWQIDAFRKFRIPDELIAGYGYKQITDEDKTKILGLNAARLYGINVEETMKKLSMDGISRMKKIMNA; this comes from the coding sequence ATGTTAATTATAACCAGTAAAAAAACTTTAGATGACAATCTTCCCCCGGAACCCCCTATTCCGACCCAGGTCTTAACAAATCAGGAATATATTCCGCTTCCCAAGACCGAGAAGCAGCGGCAGGTAGATTATCTGCTCAATGAATATGCAGATAAATATGGAAAGAAGCGAGGGCTTTCCAGACGAGCCTTTTTCAAAACTGCCAGTGGATTTGCTGCGGCCCTCCTGGCCATGAACAAAGTCTACGGGATGAAATTCTTTGATGTCGAGGAAGTAGAAGCCGCCGATGAAGCCGCCGCCCTTGCCAAGAAGAAACCGGGTAATCAATTCATCTTTGATGTTCAGACCCACTATCTGGATGCTCCTACCCTGAAAGCTAACTACTCGAAGGCTTTGAGCGCCAAGATGATTGTGGATCTGCTGGATGGATTCCGTAAGTCTACCGTGAAGGGAAGCGGACTTATGGATTTGAACCGGTCTACCTACATCAAAGAAATCTTCCTGGATAGTGAGACGGCCATGTGCATCATGAGCGGCGTTCCTTATGTACCGGGCTCACCGGGGACCCTCCTTCCCATTGAGGAAATGGTTGGAACCCGAGATGAGGTCAATGCCAAAGCCGGTACTCGAAGGATGCTCAGCCATGGACTCCCGGTTCCGACCCGAGGAAAAGCCAACCTGGATGAAATGGAAAGACAGGTTAAAGAGTTCAAAATAGATGGATGGAAACTCTATCCAGGAGATGGGGGTGAAGGGACCGGCTATCGGGGTTGGTACATGGACGATGAGAAGATAGCTTATCCGGTTTGGGAAAAAGCTAAACAACAAGGAATCAAAAATATTTCCGTCCATAAGGGATTGGCAGCCCTCTGGTTCTCCGTACCCCATTGCAAGGTAGATGATGTCCATAAAGCCGCCGAAGATTTCCCGGATCTGAATTTTATCATCTATCATTCTGGATTCCCCTGGGTCTCCGATCTGGCTTACAATCAAGGGTTTAAACCCCATGTGACCAATGTTTATCCAGAACTGGGAAGCACCTTTGCATCGACGGTCGTGGGAGCTCCTATGACTGCCGCCCATGTTATGGGACAGCTCATCACCCATTACGGTCCTGACCGTATTATCTGGGGAACCGATAGTATCTGGTGGGGCAGTCCTCAATGGCAGATCGATGCCTTCAGGAAATTCCGTATTCCCGATGAACTGATCGCCGGATATGGATATAAACAGATTACCGATGAAGACAAGACTAAAATCCTGGGTCTGAATGCTGCCAGACTCTACGGGATCAATGTGGAAGAAACCATGAAAAAACTCTCTATGGATGGGATCTCCCGAATGAAAAAGATCATGAACGCTTAA
- a CDS encoding AbrB/MazE/SpoVT family DNA-binding domain-containing protein: MTYIVKLNKKFQLTLPPEIREALKLQPDDIFILWLEGKTLILKRKDRPTSVEWIRKKSGYELSDQNPPTEETEETDNLANLRETPEEV; this comes from the coding sequence ATGACGTATATTGTTAAATTAAATAAGAAATTCCAACTGACCCTTCCACCCGAAATTCGAGAAGCCCTCAAACTTCAACCCGATGATATCTTTATCCTTTGGTTGGAAGGTAAAACCTTGATACTCAAACGCAAAGATAGACCGACCTCCGTGGAGTGGATTCGGAAAAAGTCTGGATATGAGTTATCAGACCAAAACCCTCCAACGGAAGAAACAGAAGAAACCGATAACCTTGCTAATCTCAGGGAAACTCCTGAGGAGGTATGA
- a CDS encoding ABC transporter substrate-binding protein produces MKKSPFLLGILFILALNFSPASAEPQGQVVVAQGVDPSTLDPHNHQETPAFNVLLNMFDTLLRRTPDLKIEPLLAESYRLIDDKIWEFKLRRGIKFHNGEDFNAEAVKFSLERIANPENKMKQLSSLKFLDHVEIIDEYTVHIVTKEPFAPLPAFLCLYGSIVPPKYVKEKGDTYIATHPVGTGAFRFVKWTKDDQLVMEANPSYFRGAPSVKTVIFRPIPEATTRVAALLTGDVDIITNVPPNLVPQIEGSGQAFISTAPSVRVIFVGIDTLHGGPVADKRVRQALNYAVDVNSLIKNVLEGHGFRVATPLTKDHFGYNPDIQPYPFDPDKAKKLLAEAGYPNGFDLILNSPDGRYLNDKQIAEAIAGQWQKVGIRTQVKTHEWGNYVNMMYTHKPGPVYLLGWGNSTYDADNTYFPLFHTGELLSNYSNPEFDKLIEEARITMDENKRRELYHKAAELIVEDAAWVFLYEQEDIYGVNNRLNWKARPDEGLVMFDVTIKK; encoded by the coding sequence ATGAAAAAATCCCCTTTCCTGTTGGGAATCCTTTTTATCCTGGCTTTAAACTTCTCCCCGGCTTCTGCAGAACCTCAAGGTCAGGTGGTGGTGGCCCAGGGCGTAGATCCCTCTACCTTGGACCCCCACAATCATCAGGAGACTCCGGCCTTTAATGTTCTTTTGAATATGTTCGATACCTTACTTCGGAGAACCCCGGATCTCAAGATTGAGCCATTACTGGCAGAATCTTACAGGCTGATCGACGATAAAATCTGGGAATTCAAACTTCGACGGGGGATTAAATTTCACAACGGAGAGGATTTTAATGCTGAAGCCGTCAAATTCAGCCTGGAGCGCATTGCCAACCCGGAGAACAAAATGAAGCAACTGTCCAGTCTTAAGTTCCTGGACCATGTGGAGATCATCGATGAGTATACCGTTCATATTGTAACTAAAGAGCCCTTTGCCCCCCTTCCTGCTTTTCTATGCCTGTATGGTTCCATTGTTCCGCCTAAATATGTTAAAGAAAAAGGAGATACCTATATTGCCACCCATCCGGTAGGAACCGGAGCTTTCAGGTTCGTGAAATGGACTAAAGACGATCAACTGGTCATGGAAGCAAATCCTTCCTACTTTCGTGGAGCTCCTTCCGTTAAAACGGTCATCTTTCGACCTATACCGGAAGCAACCACACGGGTAGCAGCCCTTCTAACCGGAGATGTGGATATTATCACCAATGTTCCTCCCAACCTGGTCCCTCAAATCGAAGGAAGTGGACAGGCTTTTATTTCCACAGCCCCCAGCGTTCGGGTCATTTTTGTGGGAATCGATACCCTCCATGGAGGACCTGTAGCCGATAAACGGGTCCGGCAGGCTCTCAACTATGCGGTCGATGTCAATAGCCTGATAAAAAACGTTCTGGAAGGACATGGTTTCCGGGTAGCAACTCCTTTGACCAAAGACCATTTTGGATACAACCCCGACATCCAGCCCTACCCCTTTGATCCCGATAAGGCTAAGAAACTACTGGCAGAGGCTGGGTACCCCAACGGATTCGACCTTATCTTAAACTCTCCCGACGGACGTTACTTGAATGATAAGCAAATTGCAGAAGCCATCGCCGGGCAATGGCAAAAGGTAGGGATTCGTACTCAGGTAAAAACCCATGAATGGGGTAATTATGTTAACATGATGTATACCCATAAACCGGGTCCTGTTTATCTACTGGGCTGGGGAAATAGTACCTACGATGCCGATAATACCTACTTTCCCCTCTTTCACACCGGAGAACTCCTATCTAACTACAGCAATCCGGAATTTGATAAGCTTATTGAAGAAGCCCGGATAACCATGGATGAAAACAAACGGCGAGAGTTGTATCATAAAGCTGCTGAACTCATCGTGGAAGATGCCGCCTGGGTTTTTCTCTATGAACAGGAGGATATCTATGGGGTCAACAATCGACTCAATTGGAAAGCCCGACCCGATGAAGGATTGGTTATGTTTGATGTAACCATTAAAAAATAA
- the nikC gene encoding nickel transporter permease produces the protein MEALEAVDKAHGESSLAQLEKGIEFRKIARSLFKSKAALAGLFILFIVVASALLAPYLAPHDPIAQDINNRLKPPVWDPKGSREHLLGTDHLGRDILSRLIYGARISLIVGLSAVLISGTIGILIGLIAGYYGSWLDDIFMRLADIQLAFPFILLSIAVVAVLGPSLRNIIIVLGITGWVVYARVIRAEVLSVRELEFIEAIHALGGQNLRILFRHILPNVISPGIVIATLEVARMIILESALSFLGLGVQPPTPTWGGMLNDGRQYLYNAWWLATFPGLAIMLTVLGINLLGDWIRDTLDPRLEI, from the coding sequence ATGGAGGCACTCGAAGCAGTAGACAAAGCTCACGGCGAATCAAGCCTGGCTCAATTGGAAAAAGGGATCGAATTCAGAAAGATTGCTCGAAGTCTATTTAAAAGTAAAGCCGCCCTGGCGGGACTTTTTATCCTCTTCATCGTGGTAGCTTCAGCTCTTTTGGCCCCCTATCTGGCTCCCCACGATCCTATCGCTCAAGATATCAATAACCGCCTTAAACCCCCTGTCTGGGATCCTAAAGGAAGTCGAGAGCATCTTCTCGGTACGGATCATTTAGGACGGGACATTCTCAGTCGATTGATCTATGGCGCCCGAATTTCCCTCATTGTAGGGCTTTCAGCAGTTCTTATCTCAGGAACCATCGGGATTCTCATCGGCTTGATCGCCGGTTATTATGGGAGTTGGTTGGATGATATTTTTATGCGCCTGGCCGATATCCAATTGGCTTTTCCTTTTATCCTCCTGTCTATTGCCGTCGTAGCAGTCCTGGGTCCCAGTTTAAGAAATATTATCATCGTCCTCGGAATTACCGGCTGGGTCGTTTATGCCCGGGTGATTCGAGCTGAAGTATTGTCGGTTCGAGAGCTGGAATTCATTGAAGCAATCCATGCTTTGGGAGGCCAAAACCTTAGAATCCTCTTTCGTCACATTCTTCCCAATGTAATCAGTCCGGGAATTGTTATTGCTACCTTAGAAGTTGCCCGCATGATTATCCTGGAGTCTGCTTTGAGTTTCCTGGGGTTAGGGGTTCAACCCCCTACACCGACCTGGGGGGGAATGCTCAACGACGGGCGTCAGTATCTCTATAATGCCTGGTGGCTGGCGACTTTTCCAGGGCTGGCCATCATGTTGACCGTACTGGGAATTAATTTATTAGGAGACTGGATCCGGGATACGCTGGATCCAAGATTGGAAATCTAA
- the nikB gene encoding nickel ABC transporter permease, which translates to MKKHLIRRFFQTLLVLLGVSIVTFAILHLTGDPTALLLPQEATAEDRARFRHEMGFDDPLIVQYGRFLKGALHGDFGLSFRHNQPALQLVWDRMPATVQLTLAAMLISVSIAVPIGILSAVKRNSLLDHVGMVIALLGQSMPVFWLGIMLILIFGVKLRLLPSFGMGGIDHLILPALTLGMFTMARTARLTRSEMLEILGQEYIRTARAKGVPPWSVILRHALKNAAIPIVTVIGLEMGTLLGGAIITETIFAWPGVGRLTVQAIYNRDFPVVQAAVFTLACIFVLINFVVDILYTYLDPRVRYE; encoded by the coding sequence GTGAAGAAGCATCTAATCCGACGATTTTTTCAGACCCTCTTAGTTTTACTTGGAGTCTCCATTGTAACCTTTGCCATCCTGCATTTAACCGGTGATCCCACGGCCCTTTTGCTACCTCAGGAAGCTACGGCTGAAGATAGAGCGAGATTCCGCCACGAGATGGGATTTGATGATCCTTTAATTGTGCAGTATGGACGTTTCCTTAAAGGAGCCCTTCATGGCGATTTTGGGCTTTCCTTCCGTCACAATCAACCTGCGCTTCAGCTGGTATGGGATCGCATGCCTGCAACCGTTCAGCTTACCTTGGCAGCCATGCTTATCTCGGTTTCCATAGCAGTCCCTATAGGGATTCTTTCTGCTGTGAAACGGAATTCTTTGCTGGATCATGTGGGTATGGTCATAGCCCTTTTAGGGCAGTCTATGCCGGTTTTCTGGTTGGGCATTATGTTGATCCTCATTTTCGGTGTAAAATTACGATTGCTTCCCTCTTTCGGTATGGGAGGAATTGATCATCTCATTTTACCTGCCTTGACTTTGGGTATGTTTACCATGGCCCGTACGGCCCGCCTAACCCGATCTGAGATGTTAGAAATTTTGGGACAGGAATACATCCGGACGGCCCGGGCCAAGGGGGTCCCGCCCTGGTCGGTGATTCTCCGTCATGCCCTTAAAAATGCCGCTATACCCATTGTTACCGTTATTGGACTTGAAATGGGAACCTTACTGGGCGGGGCCATCATCACCGAGACGATTTTTGCCTGGCCCGGTGTGGGTCGGTTGACGGTTCAAGCCATCTATAATCGAGATTTTCCCGTCGTTCAGGCAGCCGTCTTTACCCTGGCCTGTATTTTTGTTCTAATTAATTTTGTGGTGGATATTTTGTATACTTACCTGGATCCGCGGGTTCGATATGAGTAA
- a CDS encoding MBL fold metallo-hydrolase: MELKQINPYVFYLPGPANIGVVIHRNKAVLIDTGVDEGGARKVLKDLESKHIQIHAIINTHAHADHFGGNHYIIRRTGALVYAPDIEEAFIRNPILEPFYLYGAAPIDRLKSKFLMAQGSKVDYIVQNRMEIIGLEFQFIPIPGHSINQMGIGVQEVFFCADAIFPPEIIEKYKILYCYDVKQQKETLTGMKTLSFKYYLPIHGELSTDISGSIDLNLKSIERLENLILEVLDVPKGTEELIKAVADRYHLDLNFEQYFLTGNTLKSYLSSLKTEGKVDCKVERNILKWYKT; the protein is encoded by the coding sequence ATGGAACTTAAGCAAATTAATCCCTATGTTTTTTACCTGCCGGGTCCCGCTAATATTGGCGTGGTTATTCATCGGAATAAAGCGGTTCTTATCGATACAGGGGTGGATGAAGGAGGGGCTCGAAAAGTTTTAAAAGACCTGGAAAGTAAACATATCCAGATCCATGCCATTATCAATACCCATGCCCACGCAGATCATTTCGGAGGTAATCACTATATTATCAGAAGAACCGGCGCCCTCGTCTATGCCCCGGATATTGAAGAAGCTTTTATCCGAAATCCTATTCTGGAACCCTTTTATCTGTACGGAGCGGCTCCCATCGATAGGTTAAAAAGCAAGTTCCTGATGGCCCAGGGAAGCAAAGTCGATTATATCGTCCAAAATAGGATGGAGATTATTGGACTGGAATTTCAGTTTATACCTATTCCAGGCCATTCCATTAATCAGATGGGAATAGGGGTTCAGGAGGTATTTTTCTGTGCCGACGCCATTTTTCCTCCTGAAATCATTGAGAAGTATAAAATTCTCTACTGCTATGATGTGAAGCAACAAAAAGAGACCCTGACCGGGATGAAAACCCTTTCCTTCAAGTACTATTTACCCATCCATGGGGAACTCAGTACCGATATTTCTGGCTCTATCGATTTGAATTTGAAGAGTATTGAAAGGTTAGAAAATCTGATCCTGGAAGTTCTGGATGTCCCTAAAGGAACAGAGGAGCTCATCAAGGCGGTAGCAGATCGTTACCATCTGGACTTAAATTTTGAGCAATATTTTCTAACAGGAAATACCCTGAAGAGTTACCTATCTTCCCTGAAAACAGAGGGAAAAGTGGATTGTAAAGTGGAAAGGAACATCTTGAAATGGTATAAAACGTAG
- a CDS encoding HpcH/HpaI aldolase/citrate lyase family protein: MKNRTRSKLPPKESNPAKNPKTRKNKTKQKLQAGEATLGAFIGMGCPEIAEIMAYVGFDWLVIDAEHGSLDLRTCLHHLQAMNGSDATPIVRVAWNDPVLIKRVLDMGAQGVLIPMINDRRSAELAVKACKYPPQGIRGIGPMRPSHYYLEMNDYVKTANDEIMVIIQIEHIEAVNNIDEIFKVEGIDCYFIGPQDLAASMGLITQVTHPKVLQAIDRVLEASKKAGIAAGLYAISLDEVESYIQQGYQMIAIGNDAGILATGARDLLKRFRK; encoded by the coding sequence ATGAAAAACAGGACAAGATCTAAGTTGCCCCCTAAGGAATCTAACCCGGCCAAAAACCCCAAAACTAGGAAAAATAAAACAAAGCAGAAACTTCAAGCCGGAGAGGCTACATTGGGCGCGTTTATCGGCATGGGATGCCCGGAGATAGCCGAAATTATGGCTTATGTGGGATTCGACTGGTTGGTTATTGATGCCGAGCATGGTTCTCTTGATCTGAGAACCTGTCTCCATCACCTTCAGGCTATGAACGGATCCGATGCTACCCCCATTGTTCGAGTCGCCTGGAATGATCCGGTCCTTATTAAACGGGTCCTGGATATGGGGGCTCAGGGTGTTTTAATCCCCATGATCAACGACCGACGGAGTGCCGAACTGGCCGTAAAGGCGTGTAAATATCCTCCTCAAGGCATCCGAGGAATCGGTCCAATGCGACCGTCCCACTATTACCTCGAAATGAACGACTACGTGAAAACCGCCAACGACGAGATTATGGTCATTATCCAAATCGAACATATAGAGGCCGTAAATAATATAGACGAAATCTTTAAAGTGGAGGGAATCGATTGCTACTTTATAGGTCCCCAAGATCTCGCCGCTTCCATGGGTCTCATCACCCAAGTCACCCATCCCAAAGTTCTTCAGGCCATTGATAGGGTTCTGGAAGCCAGTAAAAAAGCAGGCATTGCAGCCGGTCTTTATGCCATCAGTTTGGATGAAGTAGAATCCTATATTCAACAAGGATATCAAATGATCGCCATCGGAAACGATGCGGGGATCCTGGCCACAGGTGCCAGAGATTTGCTCAAACGGTTTAGAAAATAA
- a CDS encoding FAD-dependent thymidylate synthase, with product MPEYIPKKRRIYLLNGLPPEVVAVAFAKTSRSPESFDVIAKELTEEKSSQFHEKWVVGYGHQSVAEHAVLSIAIENVSRYAVETIESNRLAAYTEKSSRYQIFTLNDFYIPEEIEHSPYKDLYTETCIYLLETYQRIQRKLEEYVKSRGLVPRKEGESDRGYEARVRAFALDRSRFLMPIAALANVGMTINARSLEHAITKMLSSPLSEVRKIGETLKEECRKVVPTLLKYVSPSPYLMETQAALGKLVESLDKDGKREVGEWEGREVLFSASSSPYPSRPSYSSDSVTLLDYDPEAEDKLVIALLYKFSHLSYQELQRVVKKMTAAEKERVIDEALRRLKDFDTPLRELEYIGYTFDCLMDYGAYFDLKRHRMCTQTPQEPTIAHGFVLPPLVEEAGLKEDFLESIRKAETAYERISSLFPQEARYLILNAHKRRMLWHMNLREVYHVVRLRSKPQGHFTYRKVAQEIYKLVSHVHPIIARYLQVNLEDLSVRPP from the coding sequence ATGCCAGAGTATATTCCTAAAAAACGAAGGATTTACTTATTAAATGGGCTTCCACCCGAAGTCGTGGCCGTAGCCTTTGCTAAAACCAGTCGATCCCCTGAATCTTTTGATGTGATCGCAAAAGAATTAACTGAAGAGAAATCCTCTCAATTCCATGAAAAATGGGTGGTAGGTTATGGTCATCAGAGCGTAGCCGAGCATGCAGTTCTCAGTATTGCCATTGAGAATGTGTCTCGATATGCGGTGGAAACCATCGAAAGTAATCGTCTGGCAGCTTATACGGAAAAATCTTCCCGCTATCAGATTTTTACTTTGAACGATTTTTATATTCCGGAGGAAATCGAGCACTCTCCGTATAAGGATTTATATACCGAAACCTGTATTTATTTACTGGAGACCTATCAGCGGATCCAGCGCAAGCTGGAAGAATATGTAAAAAGCCGAGGTCTTGTACCCAGGAAAGAGGGAGAAAGCGATCGGGGCTATGAGGCAAGGGTTCGTGCCTTTGCTTTGGATCGATCCAGATTTTTGATGCCCATCGCCGCCCTGGCCAATGTAGGGATGACCATCAACGCCAGGAGCCTGGAACATGCCATTACGAAAATGCTTTCCAGTCCTCTCAGTGAAGTGAGGAAAATCGGGGAGACTTTAAAAGAAGAATGCCGTAAGGTGGTTCCCACTTTGCTCAAGTATGTAAGTCCGAGTCCCTATCTTATGGAAACCCAGGCAGCCCTTGGTAAGTTGGTGGAAAGTTTAGATAAAGATGGGAAGAGGGAGGTAGGAGAGTGGGAAGGTAGGGAAGTTTTATTTTCGGCCTCCTCATCTCCCTACCCTTCCCGACCCTCCTACTCATCCGATTCTGTAACGCTTCTGGACTATGATCCCGAGGCCGAAGATAAACTGGTGATTGCTTTACTTTATAAGTTTTCCCATCTGTCCTATCAGGAGTTGCAGAGGGTGGTTAAAAAAATGACTGCAGCCGAAAAAGAGCGGGTGATTGATGAAGCTTTGCGACGGTTAAAGGATTTTGATACCCCTCTTCGAGAATTGGAGTATATTGGCTATACCTTTGACTGTCTCATGGATTATGGGGCATATTTCGATTTAAAACGGCATCGAATGTGTACGCAAACCCCCCAGGAGCCGACGATTGCCCATGGATTTGTTTTACCCCCCCTGGTCGAGGAGGCCGGATTAAAAGAGGATTTTCTGGAAAGTATCCGAAAGGCAGAGACCGCTTATGAACGGATTTCTTCATTGTTTCCCCAGGAAGCCAGGTATTTAATCCTGAATGCCCATAAACGGCGAATGCTCTGGCATATGAATCTAAGGGAGGTCTACCACGTGGTTCGGCTCCGCAGTAAACCTCAAGGTCATTTTACTTACCGAAAAGTGGCTCAGGAAATTTACAAATTGGTAAGCCACGTTCACCCGATCATAGCCCGATATTTGCAGGTTAATCTGGAGGATCTCAGTGTGCGCCCCCCTTAA
- a CDS encoding polymer-forming cytoskeletal protein, whose translation MALFGRPKSEPEPEHTNPEVTAVNHKEKESSKIPKRPASPAQMGPSRKEGMTVIGKSITIKGELSGEEDIKVEGRVEGRIIVKRNVLVGQTGVIEADIEAENISIAGTVMGNIKAGNKVEIVSTGRMNGDIKAPRVIVAEGAHFKGNVDMDTSSRTPGTMGNSSLKVKDSEILSQITRDIPSSFEEIPEDELVE comes from the coding sequence GTGGCACTCTTTGGAAGGCCAAAATCAGAGCCTGAACCTGAGCATACAAATCCAGAAGTAACTGCTGTGAACCATAAAGAGAAGGAGTCCAGTAAAATTCCTAAACGACCTGCTTCACCGGCCCAAATGGGACCCTCACGAAAAGAAGGGATGACGGTGATCGGAAAAAGTATTACCATTAAAGGGGAGCTTTCCGGTGAGGAAGATATTAAGGTAGAAGGTAGGGTCGAGGGTCGTATCATTGTAAAACGAAATGTATTGGTCGGCCAAACCGGGGTGATTGAAGCTGATATCGAAGCTGAAAATATCAGCATCGCGGGAACGGTCATGGGAAATATTAAAGCCGGAAATAAGGTGGAAATTGTCTCTACCGGCAGGATGAACGGAGATATCAAGGCACCTCGGGTTATTGTAGCAGAAGGGGCTCACTTTAAGGGTAATGTGGACATGGATACAAGTTCCAGAACCCCGGGAACTATGGGAAATAGCAGTTTGAAAGTGAAGGATTCGGAGATTTTATCTCAAATTACACGAGATATTCCCTCGAGTTTTGAAGAAATCCCTGAGGATGAGCTGGTAGAATAG
- the gcvH gene encoding glycine cleavage system protein GcvH: MYPEDLKYTKEHEWVRVVGNKAIVGITEFAQDQLGDVVFIELPEVGEKVKQFESFGTIESVKAVSDLYAPLSGEVVKVNDALEDEPERVNKDPYGEGWMLEIEIKNPAELNNLISAKEYEAYIKDQAK, translated from the coding sequence ATGTACCCGGAGGATTTAAAATATACCAAGGAGCATGAGTGGGTTCGAGTCGTGGGAAACAAAGCCATTGTAGGTATCACAGAGTTCGCCCAGGATCAATTGGGCGATGTGGTTTTTATAGAATTACCGGAAGTTGGGGAGAAGGTTAAGCAGTTTGAGTCTTTTGGCACCATTGAATCGGTCAAAGCGGTTTCGGATCTTTATGCCCCTTTAAGTGGAGAAGTCGTAAAAGTCAATGATGCCCTGGAGGACGAACCAGAGCGGGTCAACAAGGATCCCTATGGTGAGGGCTGGATGCTTGAAATAGAAATCAAAAACCCTGCTGAGTTAAATAACCTCATTTCCGCCAAGGAATATGAGGCTTACATCAAAGACCAGGCTAAGTGA